The following nucleotide sequence is from Candidatus Bipolaricaulota bacterium.
TTTTTCGTGTCTTTATCCGCCGATTGTTCCCCTGTCGTCTTCTCCGCGGCTACCGCTTCCTTGGCGACTTCGCATTCTTTTGCCGCCACCTCTTTTTCTCCGGATGCTTCCTTTATCTCTTTTTTTCTTTTTTCTATTTTGGTTTTCAATTCTAATGCCCGCATTTTCTCTTCAAAAGTCAATTGACTGGTCGGCAAGGCCGCATGCTCCAATATATCTTCATATTCGAACGCGATTTCAATCACCTTGGCCTCCTTGTCCTTTAACCCGCTGACTTCGCTTTTCTTTTTTGGAATATTAAATTCGTTATCCAAAGCCTTCATTTTTTCCTCAAAAGTCAGCTGACTTGACGGCAAATAAGCGTATTCAATATTTTTAAATTGTTCGGCTTCTTTTTCAAGCGAGCCCAGCTCTTTTTCAGCTTCCGCCAATCTTCTCGAGGATTCCATTTGAAGCAGGGTATCTTTCCAGACCGTAAATTCGGGAGATGAGTTATTAAATTCCACTTTTTCTCCGGCTTCGATTTTTTGTCTTATTTGATCCGCGATTGTCAAAGCTTCTTTTTTTAATTCTTTATTATCCTTTCCGCCCTCAAGAAGCGTCAAGACAGGTTTTTCACCGGTTTGTTTTTTCCCCCCATCAAACTTATTCGGCGCATAAAAATTTCTTTCCGCAAGAACCATAAATTTTCAATTATTTGTTAGAAACAAGTTATATTTTATCAAAAAAATCGACTTATTAACAAATTTTATCCACAATTCAAAAAGCGTCGCTTGGCGACGCTTATTCGTAATATTGTCTCTCCCACGCGTCGGGCATGAAATCCCTGTGAGTCCGACTGAAATAATTAAACGCGTAAATGGCCCCAATCTCGAGCAGAACCCCGCTTGGATTTTGACCCAATCTTGACGAGGGGGAAAGCCCACTCAGCCGTTTGGCCAAACACTCGATCTCCCTCCTCTCTGTCATTAACTGGCCTTTTGGCTTGTTTGTGTAGTAACTCGGAGACAGGGCTTCACAAAAAGACCTCCACAATGAGCTTCTGGCTCGCTCTTTTTTCAGTATGATTTGAAGCCGGTTCTCGGAATCAATCGAAAAAAGTAGCCCGTTATCCTCTCGCGGATACCAAAGACGATATCCGTCTTCCCATTTGGCAACATTGCCAAAGCCCGAGCTGATTGAGGAAACCGCGTAAAACATACCGATTTCTTGGTAGCTGGGCCTTTCCGCGACTTGAGCGACAAAGCCGAGGCATTTCAACAACCGACTTATTGAAACTCTCATTTCATTGCCAAGACAGCCATTTTTGAATTTACTCCAAGCCTCTTGCCGAACGCGTCTCGGGCACAACATGCCAGGGTCGGTCAGAATCGGCGCGCCAGTTCTTCGCGCAAAACATCCATCGCCCTCGAATGCCTGACGCGTATTTTCGAACGCTTCTTTTTCTGTTCTTCCGGACAAATCCTCTCTGGCATCAAACTTTCCGCCAGGGCAGGTTTGGAAAAACGGGACAAATCGACGGTTGGCTGTCTTGACAATCACGAAGATGGACGAAACATCCCGAGGATCGTCGCTTTTTAGCATGTAATTTACCGCGCACTTCATCTCGATCTCGTTCATGTCCTCCCTCCCTTGCCCTGAATTGAATTATTAACATTCCACCTCGATTTTGTCAAATTTAAAAAACGCCATAGTGATGACGTCTATTTCTTGTTCGGAGTCCAATCGGCGAGCCATTGACACCAGAGATCAAAATTGCTGATAACTTCTTTGGTTGGGAACATCTCCCCGAATACCTGAATTTCGGCTTCGAGCTTGGACACGCCGGATATCCTCGCCGCTTTGACTGCTTCTTCGATTTTGGCGCGAAATTGCGCTGACAAGCACTGCTTCTTAAAAAGCAACCAGACCGAGGACATCACTTCCAGCGGCAGTAGCATCTCGGTCATGAGCTGAGCCGCCAAGCCCTGGGCATTGAAGTGATTAAGCGCCTGGCGAAAAATCAAGGCCGGCTGCTCTCCTGCGAGGCTATCGAGCAGAGTCCTCGGCTCGAGAGGCAATTTCTGATGCCAAACGTGGTAGGTTTTGCCGTCTACGTCGAGCGTGAGCCCGAAACGGCCAACAATGGATCCTCCTTTTAGGAGAAAGAACTTCTTTTCGGTCATGCCAGGCTCCTTTCCGTCGTTGTTCAATAAAAAAATACCATTGAACTCTTTATTTGTCAATGATATTTTACAACCTCTTTTAGGTTAAGCGATCATTTCAAACGATATTTCCCCACTTTCAGCCAGATTCGCCAGGTATTTATGAACCGTTAAATTTTCGAAATTTTCCAAAATAACCGATTTGGCTTTTTCCAAATCTTCAAAATAAGTTTGCTTTTGTTTTTCCTCCGAGTCAAAAGCCTTAATGCCGCCATAAGCTCCGCAATCCCAGTGCGCGATCAAATAAACATCGGTTGAGCCATGGAGCTTTTGCGACAATTCCACTTGTTTCAAAGCTGTCGTTTGAGTGGCTTCATCAATAAAAGTTTTCTGAGTGCCGGCAATGGAAAACAAATCGTATTGGCCTTCAAGACCTTTTTTTTTGGCGAAATTCGCTATGGCTGTTTGAAATCTAAAGTCCATACAGCAAACGAGCAGGGCTTTGCAATTGTGAGACATAATTTTTTTTGTTACGAATTACAACATTCTGTTTAGCTTTTAGGTTATTTGTTACGAATTACAAGATTCTCAGGCTTAAAGCTATAGGCGAATGTAATTTGTAACATCTGTCTATAGACCAAATGGAATTTTGTACTTCGTAACACATATTAATCGGCCTATCAGATGATTGTAATTCGTAACTATCTATTTACCAATCCCTCGAATATTATCCAAATTTTTATATTTTCTACCAACCCGAATGCGGGC
It contains:
- a CDS encoding carbonic anhydrase — protein: MSHNCKALLVCCMDFRFQTAIANFAKKKGLEGQYDLFSIAGTQKTFIDEATQTTALKQVELSQKLHGSTDVYLIAHWDCGAYGGIKAFDSEEKQKQTYFEDLEKAKSVILENFENLTVHKYLANLAESGEISFEMIA